The following are from one region of the Oncorhynchus keta strain PuntledgeMale-10-30-2019 unplaced genomic scaffold, Oket_V2 Un_contig_7008_pilon_pilon, whole genome shotgun sequence genome:
- the LOC127926154 gene encoding beta-enolase-like — protein sequence MSITKIHAREILDSRGNPTVEVDLYTAKGRFRAAVPSGASTGVHEALELRDGDKSRYLGKGTVKAVDHVNKDIAAKLIEKKFSVVDQEKIDKFMLELDGTENKSKFGANAILGVSLAVCKAGAAEKGVPLYRHIADLAGHKDVILPCPVSTGLTFNPCPVSTGLTFNPAP from the exons atGTCTATCACTAAGATCCATGCCCGAGAGATCCTCGACTCCAGAGGAAACCCCACCGTGGAGGTGGACCTCTACACCGCTAAAG gcCGTTTCAGGGCAGCCGTGCCCAGTGGTGCCTCTACCGGTGTCCATGAGGCTCTGGAGCTGAGAGATGGAGACAAGTCTCGCTACCTGGGGAAAG GTACCGTTAAGGCTGTGGATCATGTGAACAAGGACATCGCTGCCAAACTGATTGAGAAGAAGTTCAGTGTTGTTGACCAGGAGAAGATTGACAAATTCATGCTGGAGTTGGACGGAACTGAGAACAAAT CTAAGTTTGGAGCCAATGCCATCCTGGGCGTGTCTCTGGCGGTCTGCAAGGCAGGAGCAGCAGAGAAGGGAGTGCCCCTGTACCGACACATCGCTGACCTGGCCGGACACAAGGATgtcatcctgccctgccctgtgagTACAGGTTTAACCTTTAACCCCTGCCCCGTGAGTACAGGTTTAACCTTTAACCCTGCCCCGTGA